GTACCTTTTCCACTTTAACATTTTTCTGTATCTCAAGGGTAGGAAAAGGTGTCCCATGTGTTATAGTGAGGTTCACATAAAGGCAATAGTATGTCCTTACTGTCATAATAAACTTAAGGATTCTACCTGACCACTTCCCATTCGGTGATGAGGTGATGCCCTCTTTTGAAGTGTGCCCTTAGTCTAAGATGCATAAGATTTCTAAGCTTTTTAAAACCTTCACCACCTACAAGGGTAGGCACATTCTCACCACCTACTATAACTGGCAAGTGTATAAGTCTTATCTCGTCCACAAAGCCCCTCTTTATGAACTCCCAGTTTATAGAAGCACCGCCTTCTACCATAAGACTATTTATTCCTCTCTCTAACAGCATAGGCATAAGAGCATCAAAGTCCACAAGGTCTTCTCCTACTACCCACACTTCCGCTCCCGTTTCTCTTATCTTTTCCAACTTTTCTTCGGGTGCTCTTTTTGTAGTCACTATAAGAGTGGGTGCGTCCTTTGAGAA
The DNA window shown above is from Hydrogenobacter hydrogenophilus and carries:
- a CDS encoding 2,5-diamino-6-(ribosylamino)-4(3H)-pyrimidinone 5'-phosphate reductase encodes the protein MNRPYVIIVSEVSVDGKLTLYRGASSKELMTLMDQEAYRYLHEIRAKVDGIMVGCETVRTDNPSLTVRYVQGKNPVRVIPCSTANVPLDANIFSKDAPTLIVTTKRAPEEKLEKIRETGAEVWVVGEDLVDFDALMPMLLERGINSLMVEGGASINWEFIKRGFVDEIRLIHLPVIVGGENVPTLVGGEGFKKLRNLMHLRLRAHFKRGHHLITEWEVVR